The genomic interval ACTGAAAAACATCTCGATCTCCTTCGGCGGCATCCACGCCGTGGACAACGCCTCGGTCGATCTCTACCCCGGCGAAGTCGTGGCCCTGCTCGGCCACAACGGCGCAGGCAAATCGACGCTCATCAAGATCCTCTCCGGCGCCTATAAGCGTGACAGCGGCGACATCCTGATCAACGGCGAGCCGGCCGACATCCGCAATCCGCGCGATGCCAAGAAATACGGCATCGAGACGATCTACCAGACGCTCGCCGTCGCCGACAATGTCGACGCCGCCGCCAACCTCTATCTCGGCCGTGAGCTGAAGACCCGCTGGGGCACGCTCGACGACGTGGCGATGGAGGCCTCGGCGCGTGAGGTGATGGGGCGGCTCAACCCCAACTTCAAGCGCTTCAAGGAGCCGGTAAAGGCGCTTTCGGGCGGCCAGCGGCAATCCGTGGCGATCGCCCGCGCCATCCTCTTCAACGCCCGCATCCTGATCATGGACGAGCCGACGGCCGCGCTCGGGCCTCAGGAGACGGCTCAGGTGGGCGAGCTGATCAAGCAGCTGAAGAAGGAAGGCATCGGCATCTTCCTCATCAGCCACGACATCCACGACGTCTTCGACCTTGCCGACCGCGTCTCGGTGATGAAGAACGGCCAGGTGGTGGGCCACGCCCGCACCGAGGACGTGACCAAGGACGAAGTGCTCGGCATGATCATCCTCGGCAAGGTGCCGCCGAAAGCCATCCCCGGCCCCGGCGCCATGCAGATCTGACCCGCCGTCAGATCACCCGCCCACGAAATCCCGCTCCGCCGCCCGCAAG from Rhizobium lentis carries:
- a CDS encoding ATP-binding cassette domain-containing protein, translated to MADQRTPLVELKNISISFGGIHAVDNASVDLYPGEVVALLGHNGAGKSTLIKILSGAYKRDSGDILINGEPADIRNPRDAKKYGIETIYQTLAVADNVDAAANLYLGRELKTRWGTLDDVAMEASAREVMGRLNPNFKRFKEPVKALSGGQRQSVAIARAILFNARILIMDEPTAALGPQETAQVGELIKQLKKEGIGIFLISHDIHDVFDLADRVSVMKNGQVVGHARTEDVTKDEVLGMIILGKVPPKAIPGPGAMQI